In a genomic window of Diadema setosum chromosome 3, eeDiaSeto1, whole genome shotgun sequence:
- the LOC140247005 gene encoding uncharacterized protein produces MAEFHQISSQNLECSICLTLFNKPKSLTCSHTFCKYCLQRISQTRPDRQGITCPICRKVTPLPSGDVDKLQTNVPLSSLVDEVKTKNPTCPVCEVDEKPPAVSYCQDCGKYMCESCEKDHSSWKPFSNHEVVPVSEVLSGKVPLKRRRKCKKHPNDDEECFCTGCREYVCCKCGMLRHLQAGHQIEEAAIHEEKLMKNIKELKEMTKSKKATLDKHIDFIETQRNEIAIMLRKINDDIDKTYEKYMQQLSTRREALQSRVKQWSEKFERELQDMEEESRRTISHMTAMEELVTNGMRVPLEKEALFAHDTLCENLKSFLDRDDPDDRLPRGVTERAEKISFRSYEKFNKLKLGELEGCTWDVKADVGLPHQNSMACIARAPDGKMSVGSSKGGIHLYSPDGELQQTVLKDVNVSKIGFMSNGRSVVRDTNGKVSLYTPQWEKLDVTFETMSHDEGGSGGLAVDRDDNILVGYRNLKKIQVFTPQGGKAVKYKKCDGYTPLQLFSFHTTRKLILCDSVVVCLDGREKKQKVLKKEGMSAYPAVCQDDSVIVAWVKHEECLVSIDRFTRDLEHVHNLITDFQIQKPVRNRYYLQEFDRGEIAFCTQDRLYIFDAM; encoded by the coding sequence ATGGCAGagtttcatcaaatcagcaGCCAGAATCTGGAGTGTTCCATCTGTCTGACTCTTTTCAACAAACCTAAATCACTGACATGCTCTCACACGTTCTGCAAATACTGTCTTCAACGTATCTCTCAAACTCGGCCCGACCGACAAGGCATAACATGCCCTATATGCAGGAAAGTAACGCCCCTACCCAGTGGAGATGTGGATAAGTTACAAACAAACGTACCCTTGAGTTCTCTCGTGGACGAAGTGAAAACCAAGAATCCAACATGCCCAGTTTGTGAGGTGGACGAAAAACCGCCAGCTGTGTCCTACTGTCAGGACTGTGGGAAATATATGTGTGAATCGTGTGAGAAAGACCACTCTTCTTGGAAACCGTTCTCcaaccacgaagtggtgcccgTGAGCGAGGTGCTCTCAGGAAAAGTTCCGCTTAAGAGGCGACGGAAATGTAAGAAACATCCTAATGATGATGAGGAATGTTTCTGTACCGGATGTCGGGAGTACGTCTGCTGTAAGTGTGGGATGTTAAGGCACTTACAAGCAGGACATCAGATTGAAGAGGCAGCTATCCATGaggaaaaattaatgaaaaatatcaaggagttaaaagaaatgacaaaatcaaagaaagctACCCTTGACAAACACATCGATTTCATAGAGACACAACGCAATGAAATAGCAATTATGCTGAGAAAAATCAATGATGACATCGACAAGACGTATGAGAAATACATGCAGCAGTTGTCAACCAGAAGGGAAGCACTTCAAAGTCGAGTGAAACAATGGTCTGAAAAATTCGAGAGGGAATTACAAGACATGGAGGAAGAAAGTCGGCGAACAATCAGTCACATGACCGCTATGGAAGAGCTAGTAACTAACGGTATGAGGGTACCGCTGGAGAAAGAGGCTTTGTTTGCACACGACACGCTTTGCGAAAACTTGAAGAGCTTTCTGGATCGAGATGATCCTGACGACCGATTACCGAGAGGTGTGACAGAACGAGCTGAGAAGATTTCATTCCGTAGCTACGAGAAGTTTAATAAACTTAAACTTGGAGAGCTGGAAGGTTGCACGTGGGATGTCAAAGCAGACGTAGGGCTCCCTCACCAAAATAGCATGGCCTGTATCGCTCGTGCCCCAGACGGTAAGATGTCCGTGGGATCGTCTAAAGGCGGAATCCATCTCTACTCTCCTGATGGCGAGTTACAGCAGACGGTGCTAAAGGATGTCAATGTCAGTAAAATTGGATTCATGTCTAATGGCCGAAGTGTAGTACGCGATACAAATGGCAAGGTGTCACTCTACACTCCACAATGGGAGAAGCTTGACGTCACGTTCGAGACGATGAGTCATGATGAAGGAGGATCTGGTGGTCTGGCTGTTGATAGAGATGATAATATCCTCGTGGGTTATAGGAATCTTAAAAAGATCCAGGTATTTACCCCACAGGGTGGTAAGGCTGTCAAATACAAGAAGTGTGATGGGTATACACCCCTGCAATTATTCTCCTTTCACACCACTAGAAAACTGATATTATGTGACTCAGTTGTGGTGTGTCTTGATGGTAGGGAGAAGAAGCAGAAAGTCTTGAAGAAAGAGGGTATGTCTGCCTACCCAGCTGTTTGTCAAGATGATTCGGTTATTGTAGCCTGGGTGAAACACGAGGAGTGTCTTGTCAGTATCGATCGATTCACGAGAGATTTGGAGCACGTGCACAATCTTATCACTGATTTCCAAATACAAAAACCAGTAAGAAATCGGTACTATCTACAAGAGTTTGACAGGGGTGAGATAGCATTCTGCACTCAAGATAGGCTTTACATATTTGATGCGATGTAG